From a region of the Streptomyces venezuelae genome:
- a CDS encoding C40 family peptidase → MAMRTSAAVAVAVLTLVATAGGAHGATAATAATAATAPKTVQAMQAVQPVRAADACGVLTPGASATAEKAVEAACGQIGVWYTWGGGHGQEPGPTYGQVDPSDPDSAHDPERLGFDCSGLVRYAYARALGGDPLPGNAYHQFRSPRVDRRFTADQGTGPLLPGDLLAWGSGGSVHHIAIYLGAGKMVEARESGTRITVSDVRLGGDYAGAVRIAPATAPGTHSTWGTDVWTHEEPSTGSPRVHRFPGPTGVRIQCQKHAEPVTAEGYTNDAWSYLPEYGSWITNIYVKGAAWLDGVPTCP, encoded by the coding sequence ATGGCGATGCGGACGAGCGCGGCGGTGGCGGTGGCGGTGCTCACCCTCGTGGCCACAGCGGGAGGGGCCCACGGCGCCACCGCGGCCACGGCGGCCACGGCGGCCACGGCACCGAAGACGGTGCAGGCGATGCAGGCGGTACAGCCGGTGCGGGCGGCGGACGCCTGCGGTGTGCTCACCCCCGGAGCCTCCGCCACCGCCGAGAAGGCCGTGGAAGCGGCCTGCGGACAGATCGGCGTCTGGTACACCTGGGGCGGCGGCCACGGGCAGGAGCCCGGGCCGACGTACGGTCAGGTCGACCCGAGCGACCCGGACAGCGCACACGACCCGGAGCGGCTGGGCTTCGACTGCTCGGGCCTGGTCCGGTACGCCTACGCCCGCGCGCTCGGCGGTGACCCGCTGCCCGGCAACGCCTACCACCAGTTCCGTTCACCGCGGGTGGACCGGCGCTTCACGGCGGACCAGGGGACCGGGCCCCTGCTCCCCGGGGACCTCCTGGCGTGGGGATCGGGGGGCTCCGTCCACCACATCGCGATCTACCTCGGCGCGGGGAAGATGGTCGAGGCCCGGGAATCGGGCACCCGGATCACCGTCAGCGACGTACGGCTGGGCGGGGACTACGCGGGAGCGGTCCGCATCGCGCCCGCCACGGCACCCGGCACGCACAGCACCTGGGGAACGGACGTGTGGACCCACGAGGAACCCTCCACCGGCAGCCCGCGGGTACACCGCTTCCCCGGCCCGACCGGCGTGCGCATCCAGTGCCAGAAGCACGCCGAACCGGTGACGGCGGAGGGCTACACCAACGACGCCTGGTCCTACCTGCCCGAGTACGGGTCCTGGATCACCAACATCTACGTCAAGGGCGCCGCCTGGCTGGACGGCGTACCCACCTGCCCCTGA